In one window of Macadamia integrifolia cultivar HAES 741 chromosome 2, SCU_Mint_v3, whole genome shotgun sequence DNA:
- the LOC122063873 gene encoding TIR-only protein-like, producing the protein MDTKRNIAALLYDRFVHLKLHPFLDYKTMNPGDKLLENIEAVIRDSLMTEYQKKIIPIFYDVNPSDLVLVDNGSYPAKELHRFRFGA; encoded by the exons ATGGACACCAAGCGCAACATCGCTGCATTGCTTTACGATCGTTTCGTCCATCTAAAGCTCCACCCATTCTTGGACTACAAGACCATGAACCCTGGGGATAAGCTCTTAGAGAATATTGAAGCTGTTATACGAGACT CTCTCATGACAGAATACCAGAAGAAGATCATTCCCATCTTCTATGATGTCAACCCATCTGATCTTGTGCTTGTTGACAATGGAAGCTATCCGGCCAAGGAGCTGCACAGGTTTAGATTTGGCGCTTGA
- the LOC122063883 gene encoding TIR-only protein-like, producing the protein MDTKRNIAVLLYDRFVQLELHPFLDYRSMKPGDELLVNIETVIKYQKKIIPIFYDVNPSDLVPVDDGSYPAKELQRFRLALEHAKRRLGLPFDPSNG; encoded by the exons ATGGACACTAAGCGCAATATCGCTGTGTTGCTTTACGATCGTTTTGTCCAGCTAGAGCTCCACCCCTTCCTGGATTACAGGAGCATGAAACCTGGCGACGAGCTCTTGGTGAATATTGAAACTGTCATAA AGTACCAGAAAAAGATCATTCCCATCTTCTATGATGTCAACCCCTCTGATCTTGTGCCTgttgatgatggaagctatccAGCCAAGGAGCTACAAAGGTTTAGATTGGCGCTTGAGCATGCCAAGCGTAGATTGGGTCTCCCTTTTGATCCGTCTAACGGGTAA